A single Malaclemys terrapin pileata isolate rMalTer1 chromosome 3, rMalTer1.hap1, whole genome shotgun sequence DNA region contains:
- the SAYSD1 gene encoding SAYSvFN domain-containing protein 1: MERRLAQFRAARSAPQPAAAPPSEQKAGPEAGLGPRDRPAQEEARRPGPPQDVAAGAAAPWGARALLPHVALLKFLLWLVLLGLAAELQFGLPCFVLSLFYWLYAGMRGPGQRRPGERSAYSVFNPGCQAIQGTLTAEQLERELLYGPAAGR, from the exons ATGGAGCGGAGGCTGGCGCAGTTCCGAGCCGCGCGCAGCGCCCCCCAGCCCGCGGCGGCTCCGCCTAGCGAGCAGAAAGCCGGGCCGGAGGCAGGCCTCGGCCCGCGGGACCGCCCCGCCCAG GAAGAGGCGCGCAGGCCGGGACCCCCGCAGGACGTGGCTGCCGGTGCCGCCGCCCCGTGGGGCGCCCGGGCTCTCCTGCCCCACGTGGCCTTGCTGAAGTTCCTGCTCTGGCTGGTGCTGCTGGGGCTCGCGGCGGAGCTGCAGTTCGGGCTGCCCTGCTTCGTCCTGTCGCTGTTCTACTGGCTCTACGCCGGCATGCGCGGCCCCGGCCAGAGGCGGCCGGGGGAGAGAAGCGCCTACTCCGTCTTCAACCCGGGCTGCCAGGCCATCCAGGGCACGCTCACCGCGGAGCAGCTGGAGCGAGAGTTACTCTACGGCCCCGCCGCCGGGAGGTAG